A single genomic interval of Aureliella helgolandensis harbors:
- a CDS encoding flagellar biosynthesis protein FlhF, with the protein MSAGSALGQQWQPTRISDSNTAQHISTQASQPASGAPASSNENLGGGVVLRWKAPEGATQNNSSFTSQQAFSASSGTAQASNHFASYSSPAASGSTSPANGNPLRNRVQMAAFQQDPANAFQDPFGDAKSPALPPAGLPPAANSGENAFPGLPGFPVQPTQPAPELVPPGLPTDPSDDPLARPEAAPAPGDGLEFEQAPRLRGESPSPRDQIAPRENEPEAIPVPEDVEEAREMQLPKRRVPDANSAACNELREQLRSRPVPEISLNVSPKYQEGMRTLNRDETERAKRLGEFAENSEIRDWTDYTGKYLATGRLIDFKNNQIVLDVQGTTRTIPYLDLSDLDVSYVAQVWDIPTVCGTGYERLVGRSFVPSELHWTASGLCHKPLYFEDVQLERYGHEIGPILQPFASTAHFFGNALILPYKMGIHPPNECQYSLGYIRPGNCAPYMIQPFPWSLRGAATQAAVVAGGAALIP; encoded by the coding sequence TTGTCCGCCGGTAGTGCGTTAGGCCAGCAATGGCAGCCCACTCGAATTTCCGACTCCAATACTGCACAACACATCAGTACGCAGGCCAGCCAGCCTGCGAGCGGTGCTCCAGCTTCGTCCAATGAGAATCTAGGTGGTGGAGTTGTCTTGCGTTGGAAAGCCCCCGAGGGGGCAACGCAAAACAATAGCAGTTTCACCTCCCAACAGGCGTTCTCGGCCTCGTCCGGTACGGCTCAAGCTAGCAATCATTTTGCCAGCTATTCCTCGCCTGCGGCTAGCGGTTCCACTAGCCCGGCGAATGGGAATCCACTGCGCAACCGAGTGCAAATGGCAGCCTTTCAGCAAGATCCGGCCAACGCTTTTCAGGATCCGTTTGGTGACGCCAAGTCGCCCGCCCTGCCGCCCGCCGGACTTCCGCCAGCTGCCAACTCCGGAGAAAACGCGTTTCCAGGATTGCCTGGGTTTCCAGTGCAACCCACGCAGCCAGCACCCGAATTGGTGCCACCAGGCCTGCCAACCGATCCGTCGGACGATCCACTAGCCAGGCCCGAAGCGGCCCCCGCCCCCGGCGATGGCCTCGAGTTCGAACAAGCTCCCCGACTACGCGGTGAATCGCCAAGTCCGCGAGATCAGATCGCACCGAGAGAGAATGAACCCGAAGCTATACCGGTACCGGAGGACGTTGAGGAAGCACGTGAAATGCAGTTGCCCAAACGCCGGGTGCCAGATGCGAACTCTGCAGCCTGCAATGAATTGCGCGAGCAACTACGGTCACGTCCCGTTCCTGAGATCAGCCTCAATGTTTCACCTAAATATCAGGAAGGGATGCGGACGCTCAATCGCGACGAAACCGAGCGTGCAAAACGCCTCGGTGAATTCGCGGAAAACTCTGAGATCCGTGACTGGACCGATTACACCGGGAAATACTTGGCAACCGGTAGATTGATTGATTTCAAAAACAACCAAATCGTGCTGGATGTGCAAGGTACGACACGCACCATTCCCTACCTGGACTTGAGCGATTTGGATGTCAGCTATGTAGCGCAAGTTTGGGATATACCGACGGTCTGTGGCACCGGTTACGAGCGACTCGTGGGGCGGAGTTTTGTCCCCAGCGAATTGCACTGGACTGCCAGTGGGCTGTGCCACAAACCGCTGTACTTTGAAGATGTCCAGCTAGAACGCTATGGACATGAGATCGGTCCCATTTTGCAACCGTTCGCTAGCACCGCACACTTCTTCGGAAATGCTTTAATCCTGCCTTACAAGATGGGAATTCATCCACCCAACGAGTGCCAATACTCCCTGGGCTACATCCGTCCAGGCAACTGTGCTCCCTACATGATTCAGCCCTTCCCGTGGAGTTTGCGTGGAGCTGCCACGCAGGCCGCAGTAGTGGCCGGGGGAGCCGCTTTAATTCCTTAA
- a CDS encoding 3-keto-disaccharide hydrolase — translation MRRTFPLLAALAIASVSTSYAAEEQPKPTPVAESVAEPALKPAQPAAEKSDAEALQAEPAVDPTAVPEGDANYDLLGEFVGEIKTEAGAESSVLGLQIRPIGGGRFEALQYLGGLPGDGALQTTVEDEENENRDGDHEDGDEEERQAKILQLIGQRSGDTLVLSGGPWAIFADSRGCTLIDKEGKLLGRLERIRRLSPTLGATPPEGAMVLFDGTNTEQFSTAAMTEDGLLKQGADVKQMFQDFNLHVEFRLPFMPEQQDQARGNSGCYLQSRYELQILDSFALLPVFNGCSSIYRTKSPDVNMCLPPLQWQTYDLIFTAPRWAADGSKVSNARLTVWHNGVKTQDDVELQTKTGAGKPEEPNLQPIRFQNHKDQVRFRNIWIIDRGLASVEEFPVLGAPEESSEAAVAAE, via the coding sequence ATGCGTCGAACTTTCCCGCTCCTTGCTGCTCTGGCAATCGCATCTGTTTCCACAAGCTACGCAGCGGAGGAGCAACCCAAGCCGACTCCCGTTGCTGAGTCCGTCGCGGAGCCCGCGCTCAAGCCGGCACAGCCTGCCGCCGAAAAGTCTGACGCTGAAGCGCTGCAGGCCGAACCGGCTGTAGACCCGACGGCGGTACCCGAAGGCGACGCAAACTACGACCTGCTGGGTGAATTTGTCGGGGAGATTAAGACAGAGGCGGGTGCGGAGTCGTCCGTACTCGGGCTGCAAATCCGTCCTATCGGGGGAGGAAGATTCGAAGCCTTGCAGTACCTTGGCGGCTTGCCTGGAGATGGAGCGCTGCAGACGACCGTCGAGGACGAAGAGAATGAGAATAGAGATGGCGACCATGAAGATGGCGATGAAGAAGAGCGGCAAGCCAAGATCTTGCAACTCATTGGACAGCGTTCCGGCGATACGCTGGTACTCTCTGGCGGCCCATGGGCTATTTTTGCAGATAGCCGCGGTTGCACCCTGATTGACAAAGAAGGCAAGCTCCTGGGGCGTTTGGAACGCATTCGCCGCCTAAGCCCCACACTGGGAGCAACGCCGCCTGAGGGAGCAATGGTCCTGTTTGATGGAACCAACACCGAGCAATTTAGCACCGCCGCCATGACCGAAGACGGCTTGCTAAAACAAGGTGCCGACGTGAAGCAGATGTTCCAAGATTTCAACCTGCATGTTGAATTCCGCTTGCCATTCATGCCGGAGCAGCAGGACCAAGCGCGGGGTAACAGCGGCTGCTATCTACAGAGTCGCTACGAACTTCAGATTCTGGATTCGTTTGCGCTGCTTCCAGTCTTTAACGGCTGCAGCAGCATCTACCGCACCAAGAGCCCGGACGTAAACATGTGTTTACCTCCGCTGCAATGGCAGACATACGACTTGATATTTACTGCTCCGCGGTGGGCCGCCGATGGCAGCAAGGTAAGCAATGCACGTTTGACAGTCTGGCACAACGGCGTCAAGACGCAAGACGATGTCGAATTGCAGACCAAGACTGGCGCGGGTAAGCCTGAAGAACCGAACCTGCAACCCATTCGCTTCCAAAACCACAAAGATCAGGTCCGCTTTCGCAACATCTGGATTATCGATCGTGGCTTAGCCAGCGTGGAAGAATTTCCTGTATTGGGCGCTCCAGAAGAAAGCTCGGAAGCCGCAGTCGCTGCCGAGTGA
- a CDS encoding SH3 domain-containing protein — protein MRRAHRKLTNRPAFPLNSGRYRLPLTLAAAVLWLPLILLSLAQESSRAAESSPSEPEPRKVFVTVSDVQLHSGPSEDFYPTAILKKGAVLSVYQQSEDGWLGVRPPAGSFSWVAASDAFLLPGGKVIEITNETAVSWIGTQLGSAKQYRWQVQLQRGEQLAVVGEATRKTEDGKPVLWYRIAPPSGEFRWIQASAVSPVPEHVKTKIRKQSAGSSSAVTTASYDTEEIQGEIVLESGSALPSDSEYYGDNGVEFSEEFVDGEFYDAQYGQGEWLDGELAEGEYIVGGPYEEGMVGGGYYDDAQIIEGEVIGAEPMLGGGPSRPAEHFEGWHAMQFSFGGLNLPWLSRVLNRRQGQTGYDPLKDDPFSLAIPSRPSQGLPNRGDYAATAMMNSPPVMSNSQAYREPDIYAPEMVDRGRGWRDPRTIRGGAGSGHAGSSTRQPAVPHLAPVPDDNASIHSRRSNSAPPSTALELAQERMATMRETIERKFGPGAPAANSPPANDSQPIFRPAENAPYTPPVQQISASLSENGGGGGRPARMEQVDWYGLGANGAVSRYEPLQLGSSGLTQLQLALGEMVASPMQNWNLLPLAAEAERYISVGSTAVERGQARLLLDRINAFRALAARSGYTQFSPSVISNSYTSPNNWSGNPVASASFSTPVANSMPSSGMSYDSTGWLVPVHAAVAGQPNYALTDDSGKILTYVSPLPGMKLDLYLNQAVGITGLKGYLPQLQAGNIQAHRVSRLR, from the coding sequence ATGCGCCGAGCACACCGAAAACTGACTAATCGCCCTGCATTTCCGCTGAATTCGGGGCGTTATCGTCTGCCATTGACGCTGGCGGCGGCGGTGCTCTGGCTGCCACTTATCCTATTAAGCTTAGCTCAAGAGTCCTCCAGAGCAGCGGAATCCAGCCCCTCTGAACCAGAACCTCGCAAAGTATTCGTGACGGTCAGCGATGTCCAGCTCCACAGCGGACCGAGCGAGGACTTCTATCCCACCGCAATTTTGAAAAAAGGAGCGGTCCTAAGCGTTTATCAGCAGTCGGAGGACGGCTGGTTAGGCGTTAGGCCCCCGGCTGGAAGCTTCAGTTGGGTGGCGGCCAGCGACGCTTTTCTTCTGCCTGGTGGCAAAGTAATAGAAATTACGAACGAAACGGCCGTCAGCTGGATTGGTACCCAGCTCGGCTCCGCAAAACAATATCGCTGGCAGGTCCAGCTCCAGCGCGGCGAGCAATTGGCCGTTGTTGGAGAAGCGACGCGAAAGACCGAGGACGGCAAGCCCGTGCTCTGGTACCGCATTGCGCCTCCCTCAGGAGAATTTCGTTGGATCCAGGCGTCCGCGGTTAGCCCGGTACCGGAGCATGTCAAAACGAAGATTCGCAAGCAATCCGCTGGCAGTTCGTCCGCAGTGACTACAGCTTCTTATGATACTGAGGAGATACAAGGGGAGATTGTTCTCGAGTCCGGGAGCGCATTGCCCTCGGACTCAGAATACTATGGCGATAACGGTGTCGAGTTTTCGGAAGAGTTCGTGGATGGCGAATTTTATGACGCACAATACGGACAAGGGGAGTGGCTCGATGGTGAGCTCGCCGAAGGCGAGTACATCGTGGGCGGCCCCTACGAGGAGGGAATGGTCGGCGGCGGCTACTACGACGATGCGCAAATCATCGAAGGTGAGGTGATCGGTGCTGAACCCATGCTGGGCGGTGGACCGTCGCGCCCGGCAGAACACTTCGAGGGGTGGCACGCCATGCAGTTTTCCTTTGGTGGGCTCAATCTTCCCTGGCTTTCCAGAGTTCTCAACCGCCGCCAGGGACAGACGGGCTATGACCCGCTGAAGGATGACCCCTTCAGCTTGGCAATTCCCAGTCGACCGTCGCAGGGTTTGCCTAACCGAGGCGACTACGCCGCCACCGCTATGATGAATTCACCACCTGTCATGTCCAATAGTCAGGCTTATCGCGAACCCGATATTTACGCGCCAGAGATGGTGGACCGTGGCCGCGGCTGGAGGGACCCACGGACCATCCGTGGCGGGGCGGGATCCGGGCATGCGGGCTCGTCTACGAGGCAACCTGCCGTGCCTCACCTTGCTCCGGTGCCGGACGATAACGCGTCAATCCACTCCCGACGCTCGAACTCGGCGCCTCCCAGTACCGCCCTCGAGTTGGCTCAAGAGCGGATGGCAACCATGCGCGAAACAATTGAACGCAAATTTGGTCCAGGCGCTCCAGCCGCTAACTCACCCCCAGCAAATGATTCGCAGCCCATTTTTCGACCTGCGGAAAACGCGCCCTACACACCCCCGGTCCAGCAAATTTCAGCATCGCTGTCTGAAAACGGTGGGGGAGGAGGACGTCCGGCTCGTATGGAGCAGGTGGATTGGTATGGCTTGGGCGCCAATGGAGCTGTCTCTAGATACGAACCCTTGCAGCTTGGCAGTAGCGGCTTGACGCAATTGCAGCTCGCCTTAGGCGAAATGGTTGCATCTCCCATGCAGAACTGGAATCTGCTGCCTTTGGCGGCTGAGGCGGAACGTTACATTTCCGTTGGCAGCACCGCAGTAGAGCGCGGCCAAGCTAGGCTCCTGTTGGATCGGATTAATGCCTTCCGCGCGTTGGCAGCTCGCAGCGGATACACGCAGTTCAGTCCTAGCGTCATCTCGAACTCCTATACATCACCCAACAATTGGTCTGGGAATCCTGTCGCTTCCGCTAGTTTCTCCACACCCGTCGCGAATTCGATGCCTTCTTCCGGGATGAGTTATGATTCGACCGGCTGGCTGGTGCCCGTTCATGCGGCGGTTGCAGGGCAACCCAACTATGCCCTGACGGATGACTCTGGGAAAATATTGACCTACGTCAGTCCTCTACCTGGAATGAAACTCGATCTCTATCTCAATCAGGCCGTCGGAATCACAGGCTTGAAGGGCTATCTGCCTCAGTTGCAAGCGGGGAATATTCAAGCCCACCGCGTGTCTCGCTTGCGATGA
- a CDS encoding IS1182 family transposase, whose translation MNTQKPSQLARVSRPHRIQVEMHMLSLEDMLPRDHRARIVWSFVKTLDLEPLYEKIVVTKSTVGRNSIAPEILVSLWLLATLDGIGTARELGRRCETDIAYLWTLGNVTVNYHTLSDFRVENGAFLEKTLVDTVASLVAQGLVPLETIAQDGMRVRASAGSSSFRRKPTLESLQQQAQAHVDRLKKESENECDRSDGDARRQAAVERASRERQERLDEALRQFEELSKQRESRRKGDGEKTRVSTTDPDARNMKMANGGFDPAFNVQFATDADSRVIVAVDVINSGTDSGQMAPMHEKVCSTYDKTPKTQLVDSAYATKGDVKTVESKGTEVVSTIPRGSVLESKGKDPHAQQPGESDEYTAFRARMAKEEYKELYKTRPSVAEFPNADCRNRNLRQFKVRGLVKVKAVALWHAVAFNFTRMVNLGALAI comes from the coding sequence ATGAATACTCAAAAACCATCGCAGCTTGCTCGTGTTTCCCGCCCCCATCGTATTCAAGTGGAAATGCACATGCTTTCACTTGAAGATATGCTTCCGCGCGACCATCGTGCTCGCATTGTCTGGTCGTTTGTCAAAACGTTGGACCTAGAACCTCTGTATGAAAAGATCGTTGTCACCAAGAGCACCGTTGGTCGCAATAGTATTGCGCCGGAGATACTGGTTTCACTGTGGCTTCTGGCAACCTTGGATGGCATCGGCACAGCCCGAGAACTTGGTCGCCGATGCGAGACGGACATAGCCTATTTATGGACGCTCGGAAATGTCACGGTCAATTATCACACGTTGAGCGACTTTCGAGTGGAGAACGGAGCATTCTTGGAGAAGACGCTCGTTGACACGGTTGCCTCGTTGGTCGCCCAAGGTCTGGTGCCCCTGGAGACCATTGCCCAAGACGGAATGCGCGTTCGGGCTAGTGCAGGCAGTAGTTCGTTTCGCCGCAAGCCGACGCTTGAGTCATTGCAGCAGCAGGCTCAGGCTCACGTAGATAGATTGAAGAAAGAATCCGAGAACGAATGCGATCGTTCCGATGGAGACGCACGTCGCCAAGCGGCAGTCGAACGAGCATCGCGTGAGCGTCAAGAGCGATTAGATGAGGCTTTGCGACAGTTTGAGGAGCTTAGTAAGCAGCGCGAGTCTCGGAGAAAAGGTGACGGCGAAAAGACTCGCGTGAGCACTACGGACCCTGACGCCCGTAATATGAAGATGGCCAATGGTGGCTTCGATCCGGCCTTCAACGTCCAGTTCGCAACCGATGCTGACTCGCGAGTAATAGTCGCTGTCGATGTTATCAACTCGGGAACTGACAGTGGCCAAATGGCACCAATGCACGAGAAAGTGTGCTCAACTTACGACAAGACACCCAAGACGCAATTGGTCGATTCCGCTTACGCAACCAAGGGCGATGTTAAGACCGTGGAGTCTAAAGGGACCGAAGTCGTCTCCACGATCCCCCGTGGATCGGTATTGGAAAGCAAAGGCAAAGATCCTCACGCGCAGCAACCTGGCGAAAGCGACGAATACACAGCGTTTCGCGCGAGAATGGCCAAAGAGGAATACAAAGAGCTTTACAAGACGCGGCCGTCGGTTGCCGAGTTTCCCAATGCGGACTGCCGCAATCGGAACCTTCGGCAATTCAAAGTTCGAGGACTGGTGAAGGTCAAAGCGGTAGCGCTATGGCATGCCGTGGCCTTTAACTTCACACGCATGGTAAACCTGGGGGCCTTGGCAATCTAA
- the rpsI gene encoding 30S ribosomal protein S9, which produces MVAVKKDKINGDFLGTGRRKSAVARVRVRPGTGKITVNGKPLEEFFPTAQHQTAVTQTLAHVNETSSVDVVARVTGGGLTGQSGAVRMALARALCGVNEEHFQPLRDDGFLTRDSRMKERKKPGLHGARRGTQFSKR; this is translated from the coding sequence ATGGTAGCAGTCAAGAAAGACAAAATTAACGGTGATTTCCTCGGCACAGGACGCCGCAAAAGTGCCGTTGCACGCGTACGTGTTCGCCCAGGCACTGGAAAAATCACCGTAAACGGCAAGCCGCTGGAAGAGTTCTTTCCTACAGCTCAGCACCAAACAGCGGTTACCCAGACGTTAGCACACGTCAATGAAACCAGCTCAGTGGATGTTGTCGCTCGCGTAACTGGCGGTGGACTCACTGGCCAATCTGGTGCGGTTCGCATGGCACTTGCCCGTGCCCTATGTGGAGTCAACGAAGAGCACTTCCAACCGCTTCGTGACGACGGCTTCCTGACTCGCGATTCCCGCATGAAGGAACGTAAGAAGCCAGGTTTGCACGGTGCCCGTCGTGGTACTCAGTTCAGCAAGCGTTAG
- the rplM gene encoding 50S ribosomal protein L13 has protein sequence MTLSQKTTVAKPLEIPKKWFHVDADQQILGRLASDIAMILMGKHRPTYTPHVDTGDFVVVTNAEKIVMTGRKLEHRHYAWYNGYPRQKMESYQSRLDRKPEDLIHHAVRRMLPKNKLARHMLEKLKVYAGPEHPHQAQQCETLEIGKKAS, from the coding sequence ATGACACTGTCTCAGAAAACCACTGTTGCCAAGCCACTTGAAATCCCCAAGAAGTGGTTCCACGTTGACGCTGATCAACAAATCCTCGGTCGACTGGCTAGCGACATTGCAATGATCCTGATGGGCAAACACCGCCCGACGTACACACCGCACGTCGATACAGGAGATTTCGTGGTAGTCACCAATGCTGAGAAGATTGTGATGACCGGTCGCAAACTCGAGCACCGGCACTATGCTTGGTACAACGGCTACCCCCGTCAAAAGATGGAAAGCTACCAATCGCGATTGGATCGCAAGCCGGAAGACTTGATCCATCATGCAGTACGCCGCATGTTACCGAAGAACAAGTTGGCCCGACACATGCTCGAAAAGCTGAAGGTCTACGCCGGTCCTGAGCATCCACACCAAGCTCAACAGTGCGAAACTTTGGAAATTGGCAAGAAGGCTTCGTAA
- a CDS encoding ABC transporter ATP-binding protein: protein MGNQSDGSQSTRRPMIEAVGLSKFYGPFAAARDVTFQVNEGELVAFLGPNGAGKSTTMKMLTGYLAPSEGTARIAGHDMTADRIAGSRHLGYLPENGPLYPEMTPVAMLDFFAEARGLDARRKKDRIEAVIELCDLSTVAHKPTAKLSKGFKQRVGMAQALLHEPDVLILDEPTAGLDPNQIREVRKTMRKLRETKTILLSTHILQEVEAMADRVVMINEGRKVFDGDVSELRAINADLDHAFHKLTGVA, encoded by the coding sequence ATGGGTAATCAATCTGACGGTTCCCAGTCCACGCGCCGCCCCATGATCGAGGCTGTAGGACTTTCCAAATTCTACGGTCCCTTTGCTGCAGCCCGCGACGTCACCTTTCAAGTCAACGAAGGGGAGTTGGTTGCCTTCTTGGGCCCCAACGGTGCTGGCAAGAGTACCACGATGAAGATGTTGACTGGCTATTTGGCTCCCAGCGAAGGGACGGCTCGCATCGCGGGCCACGATATGACCGCCGATCGAATCGCCGGTTCCCGACATCTTGGCTATTTGCCTGAGAATGGTCCGCTCTATCCAGAGATGACCCCAGTCGCGATGCTCGATTTCTTTGCCGAAGCGCGGGGACTCGACGCCCGCCGTAAGAAGGATCGCATCGAGGCGGTGATCGAGCTGTGCGACTTGAGCACGGTCGCTCACAAGCCAACTGCCAAACTCTCCAAGGGATTCAAGCAGCGGGTTGGAATGGCCCAAGCTCTGCTTCACGAGCCCGATGTCTTGATCCTTGACGAGCCAACTGCAGGGCTGGATCCCAACCAAATCCGTGAGGTTCGCAAGACCATGCGAAAGTTGCGCGAAACCAAGACCATCTTGCTGTCGACGCACATCTTGCAAGAAGTTGAAGCGATGGCCGATCGCGTCGTCATGATCAACGAAGGTCGTAAGGTTTTCGATGGAGATGTGAGCGAGTTGCGAGCCATCAATGCCGATCTCGATCACGCCTTCCACAAGCTCACTGGTGTTGCTTGA
- a CDS encoding Gldg family protein, translating to MSPQIIALFAPMLKLVVIDLILGLIAFLLLGLLAKRKRAAHAVLKRNFLGYFSNPTGYVFLCIFVLLTSMAAFWPHEFFNSNLANLEQLNYWFPIIMLFFIPAITMSIWADEKRQGTDELLLTLPADDFDIVIGKYLSSASIYTVSLLFSQISTFLVLLFLSKGEVDTGLFVANYVGYWFIGLAMLSIGMIASFLTPNLTVGFILGALFNAPLVFASMSDVISSTNAWSRTVSMFSIQEQFDNFGRGVVSIAPIAFFTLVLTFGLYFCMVLIGRRHWSGGKDGNTRFLHYLARISLLGVIVFATSYFLRNNDRPRYDATEGQVSSLSPKTRSVIRTLSPERPIVIDAYISSNIPEQYAKTRYDLLTLLKEFQAMASSRNVKLQVQINDNLEPSGEIAARAEKQYGIRSQVVRVRERGAFKDQEILLGAAVRSGLSKVVIPFFESGIPVEYELVRSIDTVAQPKRRKLGVVRTDANFMGGFSMAGGNFQQLPKQPIIEELEKQYEVEEVDPSSPISTDAYDVLFVAQPSSLNPQQLPNLVAAIAAGVPTAIFEDPFPFAFQGLPATGEPKQPQGGMMGMGGQPPEPKGDILELWKTLGLNIPTHAGMGGINPDIVWQSYNPHRKLENIQNANDAWLFVLESPVEGEDYLSQESKITANLRELMFLFAGAIDKEDNRDDLKITNLVTTRPDASGLISFDNLQNQMRTGGSSAQLKVLQGPPTGSQTLAVLIEGVAPQAAESSDEEATETAEAKEEEEPAADSEATSNAEDASARPIRAVYVTDVDFMHQFFSENRKRPEQFEELDLRLQNIVFALNVVDVLAGEENYPTIRSHEARHITLGLFEDQAEKYRNEESDNQKEFQEKFNKELQAAEEENQKTLAKFQEKVDRLQKEGAVDSSKFQELSALTQQLFDQRGMLERKLAIQREKMTVERDAAIRISRRDAERKILQLQNRYKMLAIFLPPIPPLLVGAGVFVTRRVREREGIAKNRLR from the coding sequence ATGTCTCCGCAAATCATCGCATTGTTCGCACCCATGCTGAAATTGGTTGTGATCGATCTCATTCTGGGGTTGATCGCATTTCTTCTACTCGGATTGTTGGCAAAACGGAAACGCGCCGCGCACGCCGTTTTGAAACGCAACTTCTTAGGCTACTTCAGTAATCCGACCGGATATGTGTTTCTGTGTATCTTTGTCTTGCTGACTTCGATGGCCGCTTTCTGGCCGCATGAATTTTTCAACTCCAATTTGGCGAACTTGGAGCAGCTCAACTACTGGTTCCCAATCATCATGTTGTTCTTCATTCCTGCCATTACGATGAGTATCTGGGCGGATGAAAAGCGGCAGGGTACCGACGAGTTGCTGTTGACCCTCCCAGCCGACGATTTTGATATCGTGATCGGAAAATATCTTTCCTCCGCTTCGATTTACACCGTTTCGCTCCTGTTCTCCCAGATCTCGACTTTCTTGGTGCTGCTGTTTTTGTCTAAGGGCGAAGTCGACACAGGACTGTTTGTTGCCAATTATGTGGGCTACTGGTTCATTGGCTTGGCGATGCTTTCGATTGGAATGATTGCTTCCTTCTTGACTCCCAACTTAACGGTGGGCTTCATCCTGGGGGCGCTGTTCAATGCTCCACTCGTTTTTGCATCGATGTCCGACGTTATCAGTTCCACGAATGCTTGGTCGCGCACGGTGTCGATGTTCTCGATCCAGGAGCAGTTTGATAACTTTGGTCGCGGAGTAGTAAGCATTGCTCCCATCGCGTTTTTCACGCTCGTGCTGACGTTCGGACTCTATTTTTGCATGGTGCTTATTGGGCGTCGCCATTGGAGTGGCGGCAAGGATGGCAATACTCGATTTTTACACTACCTTGCGAGAATTTCGCTACTGGGAGTGATCGTGTTTGCCACCAGCTATTTCTTGCGCAACAACGATCGCCCCCGCTACGATGCCACCGAGGGACAGGTGAGCTCGCTGAGTCCTAAGACGCGGAGCGTCATTCGCACGTTGTCGCCCGAACGCCCCATCGTGATCGACGCTTACATTTCGTCCAACATCCCTGAACAGTACGCTAAGACACGCTATGACTTGCTGACGTTGCTCAAAGAGTTCCAAGCCATGGCCTCGAGTCGCAATGTTAAATTGCAAGTTCAAATCAACGATAATCTGGAACCCTCGGGAGAAATCGCTGCCCGAGCCGAGAAGCAATACGGCATCCGATCGCAGGTCGTGCGCGTCCGCGAGCGAGGGGCTTTTAAGGATCAGGAGATATTGCTCGGGGCTGCGGTCCGAAGCGGTCTATCCAAAGTGGTCATTCCGTTTTTCGAAAGCGGAATTCCAGTTGAATATGAATTGGTACGTTCCATCGATACGGTGGCGCAGCCCAAGCGACGCAAGCTGGGAGTGGTGCGCACCGATGCGAACTTCATGGGGGGCTTTTCCATGGCCGGGGGCAATTTCCAGCAGTTGCCTAAGCAACCGATTATCGAAGAGCTGGAGAAGCAGTACGAGGTCGAGGAAGTTGACCCCAGCTCTCCAATCTCCACCGATGCGTACGATGTGCTGTTCGTAGCTCAGCCCTCGTCGCTCAACCCACAGCAATTGCCGAATCTGGTGGCAGCCATTGCTGCTGGCGTGCCCACTGCCATTTTTGAAGACCCCTTTCCGTTTGCCTTCCAAGGCTTGCCAGCGACAGGGGAACCGAAGCAACCGCAGGGAGGCATGATGGGGATGGGGGGACAACCTCCCGAACCCAAGGGCGATATCCTCGAGCTGTGGAAAACTCTGGGCTTGAATATCCCAACGCACGCTGGCATGGGAGGCATTAATCCTGACATTGTTTGGCAAAGCTACAACCCGCACCGTAAATTGGAAAACATCCAGAACGCCAACGACGCTTGGTTGTTCGTCTTGGAAAGTCCCGTTGAAGGTGAGGACTACCTCAGCCAAGAAAGCAAAATTACCGCCAATCTGCGCGAATTGATGTTCCTGTTCGCCGGAGCTATCGACAAGGAAGACAATCGCGACGACCTCAAGATTACCAATCTTGTCACCACGCGACCGGACGCGTCAGGCCTGATCAGCTTCGATAACCTGCAGAACCAAATGCGTACTGGTGGCTCGTCGGCCCAGTTGAAAGTACTCCAAGGTCCACCGACTGGTTCTCAAACCCTGGCTGTGTTGATCGAAGGGGTGGCCCCGCAGGCTGCAGAGTCTTCGGATGAAGAGGCAACCGAAACTGCGGAAGCCAAGGAGGAGGAGGAGCCTGCAGCCGATTCCGAGGCAACATCCAACGCCGAAGATGCCTCAGCACGACCGATCCGCGCCGTCTATGTCACCGATGTCGATTTCATGCATCAGTTCTTTAGCGAGAACCGCAAGCGGCCAGAGCAGTTCGAAGAGTTGGATCTGCGTTTGCAAAACATTGTGTTTGCACTCAACGTAGTCGACGTGTTGGCGGGAGAAGAGAACTACCCCACCATTCGCAGTCACGAAGCTCGGCACATCACACTTGGTCTGTTCGAAGATCAAGCTGAGAAGTACCGCAATGAAGAGAGTGATAACCAGAAGGAGTTTCAGGAAAAATTCAACAAGGAATTGCAAGCAGCTGAGGAGGAGAATCAGAAAACCCTCGCCAAGTTCCAAGAGAAGGTTGATCGTCTGCAAAAGGAAGGTGCCGTAGATAGCTCCAAATTCCAGG